In Hermetia illucens chromosome 1, iHerIll2.2.curated.20191125, whole genome shotgun sequence, one genomic interval encodes:
- the LOC119646794 gene encoding L-xylulose reductase-like: MENDLKGKTILVTGAGLGIGNALCKRLHQLECKVIGVDKDAAQLEVLKKECPGTSTIAVDLSDWKKTKAALKDVEPLDGLANIAGVTIVKPFEEFTEEEFDFIFNVNIKGVFNVTQTLSPKLKDGAAVVNMSSQAARRALLGHTVYTASKAAVDYLSKSLALEFGPRKIRVNSLNPTAILTNMGRAVWSDPAKSGPLLNRIPLRRFGEVHEAVDALVFLLSNKSSYINGHSLPLEGGYSVA, encoded by the exons ATGGAGAACGATTTGAAGGGCAAGACTATTCTCGTTACAGGAGCTGGTCTAG GTATTGGTAATGCTTTGTGTAAGCGTCTTCACCAGTTAGAATGTAAGGTAATTGGAGTTGACAAAGATGCTGCCCAACTAGAGGTTCTTAAAAAAGAATGTCCAGGAACAAGCACCATCGCTGTAGACTTGTCTGATTGGAAGAAAACCAAGGCTGCTTTGAAGGATGTTGAACCATTGGACGGGCTAGCGAACATTGCAGGTGTAACGATTGTTAAGCCATTCGAAGAATTCACCGAAGAAGAATTTGATTT CATCTTCAATGTGAACATCAAGGGAGTGTTCAATGTAACTCAAACATTGTCTCCAAAATTGAAGGATGGTGCAGCCGTTGTGAATATGTCGTCTCAAGCAGCTCGCCGTGCATTACTCGGACACACAGTCTACACAGCAAGTAAAGCGGCAGTCGATTATCTTTCGAAAAGCTTAGCGCTCGAATTCGGTCCTCGTAAAATTCGAGTGAACTCCCTAAACCCAACTGCGATTCTCACAAATATGGGACGTGCCGTATGGAGTGACCCAGCCAAATCGGGTCCACTATTGAACCGTATACCTTTGCGCCG GTTCGGAGAAGTACATGAAGCCGTCGATGCTCTCGTTTTCCTGCTAAGTAATAAGTCGTCTTATATCAATGGACATTCGCTTCCTTTGGAAGGTGGTTACTCCGTAGCTTAG
- the LOC119646483 gene encoding L-xylulose reductase-like, with amino-acid sequence MKGKTILVTGTGQGIGCALVHVLHSLGAKVIAVARRPESLAQLKAECPNIETICVDLSNWDATKAALKDVPPLDGLVNNAGVAVIKPFEEITEKDFDDNFNVNIKAVFNVTQTLSPKLKSGSSIVNLSSLAGQRSFAGHSAYSASKAAVDSLTKSLALEFGPRKIRVNAVNPTVILTKMGRDHWSDPAKANGLLSHIPLRRFGEVSEVNDAIIFLLSDKASYVNGTTMLLEGGYSAS; translated from the exons ATGAAAGGCAAAACTATTCTGGTGACTGGAACCGGACAAG GAATAGGATGTGCTTTGGTGCATGTTTTGCATTCACTCGGAGCGAAAGTTATTGCTGTGGCACGACGTCCCGAAAGTTTGGCGCAACTGAAAGCAGAATGTCCCAATATAGAAACAATTTGCGTTGATTTGAGCAACTGGGATGCAACAAAAGCGGCCTTGAAAGATGTTCCCCCGTTGGATGGCCTGGTCAACAATGCTGGTGTTGCGGTAATCAAACCATTCGAGGAAATCACTGAGAAAGACTTTGACGA TAACTTCAATGTGAACATAAAAGCCGTGTTCAATGTTACACAAACTCTGTCGCCAAAATTGAAATCAGGATCGAGTATTGTGAACTTATCATCGTTAGCAGGACAACGGTCTTTCGCCGGTCACAGTGCGTATAGTGCCTCGAAAGCAGCTGTTGACTCGTTAACTAAAAGCCTTGCTTTGGAatttggtccaaggaaaattcgCGTGAACGCTGTGAACCCGACAGTTATCCTAACTAAAATGGGCCGAGACCATTGGTCTGACCCAGCAAAAGCCAACGGACTATTGAGCCATATTCCCCTGAGAAG atttggaGAAGTCTCCGAAGTGAACGATGCTATCATCTTCTTATTAAGTGACAAGGCGAGTTATGTGAACGGCACAACGATGCTCTTGGAAGGAGGTTATTCTGCATCATAA